A window from Chlamydia gallinacea 08-1274/3 encodes these proteins:
- a CDS encoding FliA/WhiG family RNA polymerase sigma factor yields MENKIKNSISEIWDLYWETHNVEYRDTLIDAYLYLVKNVVHRLIIGMPSHVTAEDLYSSGIEGLVRAVERFDPERSRRFEGYALFLIKAAIIDDLRKQDWVPRSVYQKANKLSEAIENLRQSLGKEPTDGDLCEYFQISQEELSEWFISARPALIISLNEERSSFYDGEGIALEERIPDERAETGYDAIDKKEFTRFLTAAIQGLDERERKVMALYYYEDLVLKEIGKILGVSESRVSQIHSKALMKLRIALSAFA; encoded by the coding sequence GTGGAAAACAAAATAAAAAACAGTATTTCTGAAATTTGGGATTTGTATTGGGAAACTCACAATGTTGAGTATCGAGATACTCTTATCGATGCCTATTTGTATTTAGTAAAGAATGTAGTGCATCGTTTGATTATTGGCATGCCCTCACATGTAACGGCGGAAGATCTCTATTCTTCTGGAATTGAAGGATTAGTGCGAGCTGTGGAGAGATTTGATCCAGAGAGAAGTCGTCGTTTTGAGGGATATGCTCTATTTTTAATCAAAGCTGCAATTATTGATGATTTGCGAAAGCAAGATTGGGTCCCTAGAAGTGTTTATCAAAAGGCAAATAAGTTATCAGAAGCTATAGAAAATTTACGCCAGTCTTTAGGGAAAGAACCGACGGATGGGGATCTTTGTGAGTATTTTCAAATTTCTCAAGAAGAGCTATCAGAATGGTTTATTTCTGCACGTCCAGCACTGATTATTTCATTAAATGAAGAAAGATCTTCATTTTATGATGGAGAAGGAATAGCCCTGGAGGAGAGAATTCCCGACGAGCGGGCAGAAACAGGGTATGATGCTATAGATAAAAAAGAGTTTACTCGATTCTTAACAGCTGCTATTCAAGGGCTTGATGAGCGAGAGCGTAAAGTAATGGCTCTTTATTATTATGAAGATTTAGTTTTAAAGGAAATAGGAAAAATCCTTGGTGTAAGTGAGTCTCGTGTGTCTCAAATTCACTCTAAAGCTCTCATGAAGCTACGAATTGCTTTATCTGCATTCGCTTAG
- a CDS encoding ATPase associated with chromosome architecture, with amino-acid sequence MYPANATSVSSNRPDSGVLRLEVKQKSHIVFLSSLIVLVTLEIIMVAGLFFAGVISSSIAIPLLVLTLVFTGVLAARHATKYHLSQPPRKILQPTTKDYKSILQFHARTVSSLKEISLGSVAPVTTTSSYSIWKIPATSTYLISAVGDIASPRFHTSLPNLMLVNAANAYMLSGGGGTNLAFTSAVSFEGWINSTEGKQKLQVGECTVGKWENPDGTCNEQNSGLPNYLAQLLGPNACECHNNLSLCQQYVFQAYENCFHKGTLVQSHHIQLPLISSHNFAPAIGETVEENDLYTAWIDTVKSSFVQAVIAFARKHPRYPMLIVIVNKDSPII; translated from the coding sequence ATGTATCCTGCCAACGCGACGAGTGTTTCTTCAAATCGTCCTGATAGTGGCGTTTTGCGGCTAGAAGTTAAACAAAAATCCCATATAGTATTTCTCTCATCCCTTATTGTCTTGGTTACTTTAGAGATCATAATGGTAGCCGGCTTATTCTTTGCAGGAGTGATTAGCTCCTCCATCGCCATTCCTTTACTTGTGCTTACTCTTGTTTTTACAGGTGTTCTGGCTGCCCGGCATGCTACCAAATATCATTTGTCTCAGCCCCCAAGAAAAATTCTTCAGCCAACTACTAAAGACTATAAATCTATATTGCAATTTCATGCCCGTACTGTATCTAGCCTAAAGGAAATTTCTCTAGGGAGTGTAGCCCCCGTAACCACAACATCATCCTATTCTATATGGAAAATCCCCGCGACAAGTACCTATTTGATCTCTGCAGTAGGAGATATTGCTTCTCCTCGATTCCATACAAGTTTACCTAATCTCATGCTTGTAAATGCAGCAAACGCTTATATGCTCTCAGGAGGCGGAGGAACTAATCTAGCATTTACATCTGCTGTAAGTTTCGAGGGATGGATAAACTCAACCGAAGGCAAACAGAAGCTTCAAGTTGGCGAATGTACTGTAGGAAAGTGGGAAAACCCTGATGGTACGTGTAACGAACAAAACTCAGGTTTACCGAATTATTTAGCACAATTATTAGGTCCTAATGCTTGTGAGTGTCATAATAACCTAAGCTTATGTCAACAATATGTCTTCCAAGCCTATGAGAATTGTTTTCACAAGGGCACGTTAGTACAATCCCACCATATCCAATTGCCCCTAATTTCTTCCCATAATTTCGCCCCAGCAATAGGGGAAACCGTTGAAGAGAATGATTTATACACTGCTTGGATAGACACAGTAAAGTCTTCGTTTGTGCAAGCAGTTATAGCTTTTGCACGCAAACACCCTAGGTACCCCATGCTTATTGTGATAGTAAATAAAGATTCTCCAATTATTTAA
- a CDS encoding FHIPEP family type III secretion protein — translation MTLIPLGILLSLVFPLPQVLLDIGLCINLIFTFTLVFWVFSLKSIYSAKLFPPLFLYLCLFRLGLNLASTRWILSSGWASPMIFSLGRFFSLGSLGAGVITCCLFFLVNFLVVAKGAERVAEVRARFILEALPGKQMSLDSDVFQGRLSSVDVEKVKQDLFEESDFFSSMEGVFRFIKGDAIVGCILLIVNSCAAIYFASSLDCDSYSFWLTVIGDALVSQVPALLTSCAAATLISKVGKRDTLIEHMHHYYEQVREQFRIIAFVFSFFLFIPGIPKTLIVICVTSLLLGYKKKSQEDVMSPQWENLQKLYLYLPQEYSGKDPHSVYHQACVAVFEELGIALPRQLCVMHTGKTLCLSYEGQPFYFKEMTLDSLLPILRSLAPEVLHGKHIKALIRNAQEVWGISVDEIIPKKISENSLMFLAKALVRERISLRFFPKILESIALYGSHEENIETLIEKVRKHLGKHIGRSLWDKENALEIITLDVHVERMISDLYSQSHPLMCNKVVNQVKSILQRSQGGDFRAIVTGYESRCELRKIIEPHFPDLLVLSHNELPEEIPLSLLGSVSDEVLAL, via the coding sequence ATGACTCTTATTCCCTTAGGGATTCTTCTTTCTCTCGTGTTCCCACTACCCCAAGTTTTATTAGATATTGGGTTATGCATTAACTTGATCTTTACATTCACCCTAGTTTTCTGGGTGTTTTCTTTAAAGTCAATTTACTCAGCTAAGCTTTTCCCACCCTTATTTCTCTATCTTTGTTTGTTTCGTTTAGGCCTGAACCTTGCCTCAACACGTTGGATTCTCTCGTCAGGTTGGGCCTCCCCCATGATTTTCTCTTTGGGACGATTTTTTTCTTTAGGAAGTTTGGGGGCCGGAGTCATTACCTGTTGTCTGTTTTTTTTAGTTAATTTTTTGGTTGTTGCTAAAGGAGCCGAACGTGTTGCTGAGGTACGTGCACGCTTTATTTTAGAAGCTCTTCCAGGGAAACAGATGTCTCTAGATTCTGATGTATTCCAAGGAAGGCTTTCAAGTGTCGACGTGGAAAAAGTGAAGCAGGACTTATTTGAAGAAAGTGATTTTTTTTCTTCAATGGAAGGAGTATTTCGTTTTATTAAAGGGGATGCCATTGTAGGATGCATTTTGCTAATCGTCAATTCCTGTGCTGCTATTTATTTTGCCAGTTCTTTAGATTGTGATAGTTACAGTTTTTGGCTGACAGTTATAGGCGATGCCTTAGTGAGTCAAGTTCCTGCGTTGCTTACTTCATGTGCTGCGGCGACTCTTATATCTAAGGTAGGAAAAAGAGACACGCTGATAGAGCACATGCATCACTACTATGAACAAGTGCGTGAACAGTTTCGTATTATTGCTTTTGTATTTTCTTTTTTTCTGTTCATTCCTGGAATTCCAAAGACTCTTATTGTCATTTGCGTGACATCATTACTCTTAGGATATAAAAAAAAATCTCAAGAAGATGTTATGTCGCCTCAATGGGAGAATTTGCAAAAATTATATCTTTACCTTCCCCAAGAGTATTCAGGAAAAGATCCCCATAGTGTTTATCATCAAGCTTGTGTAGCTGTCTTTGAAGAGTTGGGCATAGCATTACCCAGGCAATTATGTGTAATGCACACAGGGAAAACCTTGTGTTTAAGTTATGAAGGACAGCCCTTCTATTTCAAAGAAATGACTTTAGATAGTCTTCTCCCTATATTGAGAAGTCTTGCTCCAGAAGTTCTTCATGGTAAGCATATTAAGGCTTTAATTAGAAATGCTCAGGAAGTTTGGGGCATATCGGTTGATGAAATTATTCCTAAAAAAATTTCAGAAAATTCTTTGATGTTTTTGGCGAAAGCTCTTGTCAGAGAGCGCATTTCCTTGAGGTTTTTCCCTAAGATTCTTGAATCCATTGCTCTTTATGGATCTCATGAGGAAAATATAGAGACTCTAATAGAAAAGGTTCGTAAGCATTTGGGGAAACATATTGGAAGGTCTTTATGGGATAAGGAAAATGCATTAGAAATTATTACCTTAGATGTTCATGTAGAGAGAATGATCAGCGATTTATATTCACAATCGCATCCTTTAATGTGTAATAAAGTAGTAAACCAGGTAAAGAGTATACTCCAGCGATCTCAAGGAGGAGATTTCCGAGCGATTGTCACTGGATATGAATCTCGGTGCGAGCTAAGAAAAATCATCGAGCCCCATTTCCCTGATCTTTTGGTACTATCCCATAATGAGCTTCCAGAAGAAATCCCCCTGTCTTTATTAGGATCAGTTTCTGATGAAGTTTTGGCTCTTTAA
- a CDS encoding 2Fe-2S iron-sulfur cluster-binding protein produces MAKLIVCSEGEEKEFDLEEGSSIAQPCEASGVPFACTEGVCGTCVVEVLEGKENLSEFTQEEMDFLGEAEFNERLACQCKIKCGCVKITF; encoded by the coding sequence ATGGCAAAATTAATCGTTTGTTCTGAAGGTGAAGAAAAAGAATTTGATCTTGAAGAAGGATCGAGTATTGCCCAACCTTGCGAAGCTTCCGGAGTCCCCTTTGCTTGTACGGAGGGAGTATGCGGGACATGTGTTGTTGAAGTACTTGAGGGAAAAGAAAATCTTTCTGAATTCACTCAAGAAGAAATGGATTTTTTAGGGGAGGCAGAATTTAATGAGCGTTTAGCTTGTCAATGTAAAATTAAGTGCGGTTGCGTAAAGATCACATTTTAA